The window CGACAAACTGATGAAACGCACTGGCTGGAACCTGGCCGAGGTCGACCTGTTCGAGATCAACGAGGCTTTCGCCGTGGTCACCCTGGCGGCCATGAAGCACCTCGACCTGCCGCACGACAAGGTCAATATCCATGGCGGCGCCTGCGCCCTCGGCCACCCGATCGGCGCTTCCGGCGCGCGCATCCTGGTGACCCTGCTGTCGGCCCTGCGCCAGAACAACCTGCGCCGTGGCGTGGCGGCCATCTGCATCGGCGGTGGCGAGGCCACAGCCATGGCTGTCGAATGCCTGTACTGAGGTGAACCATGCTGGTAACTGACGAGCAACAACAGATCGCCGAGGCGGTACGCGCCTTTGCCCAGGAGCGCCTGAAACCGTTTGCCGAGCAATGGGACAAGGAACACCGCTTCCCCAAGGAGGCCATCGACGAGATGGCCGAGCTGGGCCTGTTCGGCATGCTGGTGCCGGAGCAGTGGGGCGGCAGCGACACCGGCTACGTGGCCTATGCCATGGCCCTGGAGGAAATCGCCGCCGGTGACGGCGCCTGCTCGACCATCATGAGCGTGCACAACTCGGTGGGCTGTGTGCCGATCCTGCGTTTTGGCAGCGAGCAGCAGAAGGAACAGTTCCTCACCCCGTTGGCCAGCGGTGCGATGCTCGGCGCCTTCGCCCTGACCGAACCGCAAGCCGGCTCCGACGCCAGCAGCCTGAAGACCCGTGCACGTCTGGATGGCGACCACTACGTGCTCAATGGCAGCAAGCAGTTCATCACCTCCGGGCAGAACGCCGGGGTGGTGATCGTGTTCGCCGTGACCGACCCGGACGCCGGCAAGCGCGGCATCAGTGCCTTCATCGTGCCCACCGATTCGCCGGGCTACCAGGTGGCGCGGGTCGAGGACAAGCTCGGCCAGCACGCCTCCGACACCTGCCAGATCGTTTTCGACAATGTGCGCGTGCCGGTGGCCAACCGCCTGGGCGCCGAAGGCGAGGGCTACAAGATCGCCCTGGCCAACCTCGAAGGCGGCCGCATCGGCATCGCCTCGCAGGCGGTGGGCATGGCCCGCGCGGCGTTCGAAGTGGCGCGTGACTACGCCAACGAGCGGCAGAGCTTCGGCAAGGCGCTGATCGAGCACCAGGCGGTGGCCTTCCGCCTGGCCGACATGGCGACGAAGATTGCCGTGGCCCGGCAGATGGTGCTGCACGCTGCCGCGCTGCGCGATGCCGGGCGCCCGGCGCTTGTGGAAGCGTCGATGGCCAAGCTGTTTGCCTCGGAAATGGCCGAAAAGGTCTGTTCGGATGCCTTGCAGACCCTGGGCGGTTATGGCTATCTGAGTGACTTCCCGCTGGAGCGGATCTACCGCGACGTTCGGGTTTGCCAGATCTACGAAGGCACCAGCGACATTCAGCGCATGGTCATTGCGCGCAATCTTTGAAGGAGCAGACTGCATGGCATTCGAAACTATCCTGTTGGATATCCACGGCAAGGTCGGCCTGATTACCCTCAACCGCCCGCAGGCGCTGAACGCGCTGAACGCGCAGATCGTCGGCGAGATCAACCAGGCCCTGGACCAGCTCGAGCGCGATCCGAACATCGGCTGCGTGGTGCTGACCGGTTCCGCCAAGGCCTTTGCCGCTGGTGCCGACATCAAGGAAATGGCCGAGCTGCAATACCCGCAAATCTACGTTGACGACCTGTTCAGCGATTCCGACCGCATTGCCAACCGGCGCAAGCCGATCATTGCCGCGGTGTCCGGTTTTGCCCTGGGCGGTGGCTGCGAGCTGGCGATGATGTGTGACTTCATCCTGGCGGCGGACAATGCCAGGTTCGGCCAGCCGGAAATCAACCTTGGCGTGCTGCCGGGCATGGGCGGCACCCAGCGCCTGACCCGCGCGGTGGGCAAGGCCAAGGCCATGGAACTTTGCCTGACCGGTCGCCTGATGGGGGCTGAGGAAGCGGAGCGTGCCGGGTTGGTGGCGCGTATCGTGCCGCAGGCTGAGCTGGTGGAAGAGGCGCTGAAGGTGGCCGCGACCATTGCCAGCAAGTCGATTCCGGTGAGCATGATGGTCAAGGAGAGCGTCAACCGTGCGTTCGAAGTCACCCTTAGCGAGGGTGTGCGCTTCGAGCGGCGGGTGTTCCATGCGGCGTTTGCTACCGAAGACCAGAAAGAGGGGATGGCTGCGTTCATTGCCAAGCGCGAGGCGCAGTTCAAGGATCGTTGATTGGAATCGGCATTGCCGTTGCTTTTGCTTTTGCTTTTGCTTTTGCTTTTGCTTTGCTTCTAAGCGCACGGTAGCTCAGGCGCCGCCGATTGCGACTTCAGGAGGCCGAGCGAAGGGACTGCGGAGGGAGGTGACGGGCATGGATGCCCGTCAAGCGCTGAGGCCCCATGGATGGGGCCTGCAGCGCGTACTCCCGGGAGCAGGCCCGTAGCGAGGGGACCCCGGAGCGAAGCGTAGGGGCCGGATGATGGGAGCCAGCGTTTTTTGGTTACTTTTTGTCGCGTTTGACAAAAAGTGACCCGCCGTAAGGGCGGAAAGGTGATTAAGCGCCACCTTCGAAAATGAATGTTGACCTTGTTGTTGATGCCCACGCTTGAAAGCGAAGAGCGAAGAGCGAAGAGCGGAAACGTACTGGTCTTGATCTCGCGCATAGTCCATTTACGATGGCGACGCTTACTCACCTTTTCGCCCTTACGGCGAGTCACTTTTTGTCAAACGCGACAAAAAGTAACCAAAAAACGCTGCGCTCCCATCATCCGGCCCCTCCGCTACGCTACGGGGTTCCCTCGCGCCGGTCTTGCTCCCGGGAGTACGCGCTGCAGGCCCCATCCATGGGGCCTCAGCGCTTGACGGGCATCCATGCCCGTCACCTCCCTCCGCAAAACCTCTGCTCGGCCTCCTGAAGTCGCGAAGATCAAGATCAAGATCAAGATCAAGATCAAGATCAAGATCAAGATCAAGATCAAGATCAAGAGCCAGAGCCAGAGCCAGAGCCAGAGCCAGAGCAGAGGGCGCCGACTGGCGGAATGTGGGCACCGGAAGCAAATTCGCACCCAATTGCAGTTGCTCCACGCGACGTGGCGCCTTAGACTGCCGCCCCCTGTAAAAGAGTGCCGGTTGGCGCTTGAAGAATTCTGCTGCCGATGCCGAGGCGTCGGCGGCACCCGAATCGCCCAAATGCACATTTTTTCATAGAGAAATCGATGACCAAGGAACAGTTGCTGGCCATGTCGGCCGATGACTACATGAACGCTGACCAGCTGGCTTTCTTCGCTGGCCTGCTGCAGGCGATGAAAGTCGAAACCCATGAACGCATCGAGCTGAGCCGTGCCACCATCGAAGGCCTGGACACCCCGTCGGACCCTGCCGACGTGGCTTCGGTCGAAGAAGAGCGTAGCTGGCTGGTGAATGCCATCGACCGCGACCAGCGCCTGCTGCCGCAGCTGGAAATGGCCCTGGACCGTATTGCCGACGAAAGCTTCGGCTGGTGTGATGACAGCGGTGAACCAATCGGCCTGAAGCGTCTGCTGATCAGCCCGACCACCAAGTACTGCATCGAAGCCCAGGAGCGCCACGAGCAGCTCGACCGCCACCAGCGCCAGGTGTAACCCCGCGCGGTGTGCCAAGCCCCACGGAGCGATCCGTGGGGCTTTTTGCGTTTCTTGCCGGCGGCGGTTTTGTTGCCCTGCACGTAACACTGCTGTACCGGGATGCGCTGTTTCAGCGCCGTAAGCAGGCGTATCATCACTTTATCGTTAGGGTGCTAATTAAATTCCGGAGGGAATGATGAATAGCCGGGTCGATGTAGCCGTGATGATTGGTTCTGGTGTGCCAGCCTCGATGCGGGCGCTGGGTAAACGCATCTGCTGGGTGGTGCTGGTCAATGGCGAACGCCGTGGTACCGCATTTGCCACCCGTGAAGAGGCCTTGGAGTGCCAAGCGGCCTGGCAGCAGTTGAAGAAGGGCCTGGCTGCCTGAGCACCGTGAGTGCTGCCGGCAAGCGAACGGGGTGTTGTTCAGGGCGTTCGCTTGTAAGAAATGTACTTTGCCTCTCGACGAATTTCGGTGTTTTCGTGCATATTCTTTCCCCAGTAATGCGCTGATGGATTGCAGGGCCCGTTCTTACGTGCGCTCTGGCATTGCCTGTCGCATTTTTTTCTGGCGGTTTTGCTGTCAGACATTGCGCTTCCCGAATCGGGAATATGCCGAAAGCCTGTATTTGAGGCCAGATCTGGCAAGCCAGGGTAAAGATTCCCGCACGCTGCATCGCCAGCGGGCGCAGACATTTCGCATATCGCTTTATTACTCTTTTCGCCTATCGATAAGAAATGGCCGTGCCTCACCGAGCTTTGGGTGAGGGCGGGTTGTAACCGGTTGAGGATTACTTCATTGGCAGTCAGCACTCTTGATACCCATGCGTTGTTCGCCTTGGGCGACTTGCGCGGTAAATTGGCCCAGCTGTTCCAGGGCCGCTTTGTCTATGTTACGGAACAGAGTCCCGAAGGCCTGTACATGGCCGAAATCGACACCGAAAGCGCATTGGTCGTCGATGACAAGCAGCGTTTGGAACTGAAGGTCGGCGACCACTTTCGCGCCGCCGTGCTGCCCAGCCGCGAAGGCGGCAAACTGGAAATGCGCTTTCGCGAAATCAAGTTGAACGTATATGGCGTGGGCGACTATGCCTTTGTGTCGGTGCCTGAAGGCGAGGGCATCGTGTTCCGTGAAGGCCACGGTGTGATGCTGGTATTCGCCGCACAGCAACAAGTGCAGGAAGGCCTGGGCAAGTTGCTCAAGGCGGTGACCGGCAAGGTTGCCAAATGGCGCAAGGGTGAGCTGACCACCTTCAAGGCCAGTGAATGACCCACAGTGACGACGCGCCTGCCACGCGTGCCGAGTTCCATCGGCAGCACCAGGCGGATGCCGTGTCCGAGGCCGAGCGTTTGCTGGCCAGGCGCGAAGAACTGCAAGGCGCCTGGTTGAACTGGGTGGCAGGGGAATTGTATCGCCTCGGCCCGCCGCCTTATGCGGCCATGGTCCGGCGCGAGTTGCAGCGCCTGGCCCAAGGGTGAGGTGGCGACCTGTCAGTTGCCTCGATCGCGGCCGCTGCTGACTTCTTCAGGGACCGGCTCTTTCGCCATGCGCTTGCGGAACAGCGCCGCCCGGGCCAGCAACAGTGTGGTCACCGGCACGGTGATCGACAGCAGGATCGGAATCAGCCAGGCGTGCAGCACCGGGGCTTCCTTGAGCCAGGAAAAGTAGATGATCGAAGCCAGTGCCACGCACCAGGCACCAATGGTCGAAGCCAGTGCCGGCGGGTGCATCCGCTGGAAGTAGTCCTTCAGCCGCAACAGGCCCACGGCACCGATCAGGGCGAACAGGCTGCCGGTCAGCAGCAGCGCGGCTGTGACCAGCTCCAGCCAGAAGGGAAGTTGCAGGGTTTCAGTCATTCGATCACCTCACCGCGCAGCAGGAACTTGGCCAGGGCAAACGAGCCAACGAAACCGAACAGCGCAATCAGCAGGGCACCTTCGAAGTAGGTGTCACTGGCATAACGGATTCCCAGCACCAGCATGGTCAGCATCGCCAGGATGTACAGGTAGTCCAGCGCCAGCACCCGGTCCTGGGCGGACGGGCCGCGGAACAGCCGGATAAGTGCCAGGGCCATGGCCAGGGCGAAGATGAACAGGCTGGCGAGGACAGCATTGGCGAGCAGGCCTGTCATTGGAAAATCTCCATCAGCGGGCGTTCGTAGGTGTCCTTGAAGTGCTGGATGAAGGCCGCCTCATCGTCCAGGTCGAACACATGCAGCAGCAACACGCTGCGGTCCAGGGCCAGCTCGGACCAGACCGTGC of the Pseudomonas asiatica genome contains:
- a CDS encoding TraR/DksA family transcriptional regulator, with translation MTKEQLLAMSADDYMNADQLAFFAGLLQAMKVETHERIELSRATIEGLDTPSDPADVASVEEERSWLVNAIDRDQRLLPQLEMALDRIADESFGWCDDSGEPIGLKRLLISPTTKYCIEAQERHEQLDRHQRQV
- a CDS encoding K+/H+ antiporter subunit F, which produces MTGLLANAVLASLFIFALAMALALIRLFRGPSAQDRVLALDYLYILAMLTMLVLGIRYASDTYFEGALLIALFGFVGSFALAKFLLRGEVIE
- a CDS encoding enoyl-CoA hydratase is translated as MAFETILLDIHGKVGLITLNRPQALNALNAQIVGEINQALDQLERDPNIGCVVLTGSAKAFAAGADIKEMAELQYPQIYVDDLFSDSDRIANRRKPIIAAVSGFALGGGCELAMMCDFILAADNARFGQPEINLGVLPGMGGTQRLTRAVGKAKAMELCLTGRLMGAEEAERAGLVARIVPQAELVEEALKVAATIASKSIPVSMMVKESVNRAFEVTLSEGVRFERRVFHAAFATEDQKEGMAAFIAKREAQFKDR
- a CDS encoding acyl-CoA dehydrogenase, which codes for MLVTDEQQQIAEAVRAFAQERLKPFAEQWDKEHRFPKEAIDEMAELGLFGMLVPEQWGGSDTGYVAYAMALEEIAAGDGACSTIMSVHNSVGCVPILRFGSEQQKEQFLTPLASGAMLGAFALTEPQAGSDASSLKTRARLDGDHYVLNGSKQFITSGQNAGVVIVFAVTDPDAGKRGISAFIVPTDSPGYQVARVEDKLGQHASDTCQIVFDNVRVPVANRLGAEGEGYKIALANLEGGRIGIASQAVGMARAAFEVARDYANERQSFGKALIEHQAVAFRLADMATKIAVARQMVLHAAALRDAGRPALVEASMAKLFASEMAEKVCSDALQTLGGYGYLSDFPLERIYRDVRVCQIYEGTSDIQRMVIARNL
- a CDS encoding Na+/H+ antiporter subunit G, with amino-acid sequence MTETLQLPFWLELVTAALLLTGSLFALIGAVGLLRLKDYFQRMHPPALASTIGAWCVALASIIYFSWLKEAPVLHAWLIPILLSITVPVTTLLLARAALFRKRMAKEPVPEEVSSGRDRGN